A genome region from Nocardia sp. NBC_00565 includes the following:
- a CDS encoding DUF5933 domain-containing protein, with the protein MWVVTAIAAVPVLLIALQVGSIGHDFEGPLGSLWHDYVGTPKSMSVPWAGLILALVGISQRRRMIAVGIAAGIDAVWASIRLLSGESFAIGNGPTLVLTGLALVAGFRWSGAQRRNALHAAALGALLVLATKVGDVWLHITVVSRPQVYDIYVALADHALGDPSWVMGRVVDALGPAVYAVLHWVYIELPVAAIVVAVWQLRRVVSTGVWPTHYLVRTFLVLGLLGPVIYVIFPVVGPMFAFGADGHGLQVSNFWPGVVPPIDRNPAPLPFDSFTPRNCMPSMHTAWALSVFVHTRCDTDGSKAPLWLRSLGAFWLVGTLTATLGFGYHYGVDLVAGAVLCLTIESALRDPERGWGWFRVRLVLFGAVILTTLLLAFRYLAVSMAEYPVLAGTIVLAVLAAMAAAFHATWFAGAQETVAVDETPVLSTRS; encoded by the coding sequence ATCTGGGTCGTAACCGCGATCGCGGCGGTGCCGGTACTGCTCATCGCCCTGCAGGTGGGATCGATCGGGCACGATTTCGAGGGCCCGCTCGGCAGCCTGTGGCACGACTACGTCGGCACGCCGAAATCCATGTCCGTGCCATGGGCCGGACTGATTCTGGCCCTGGTCGGCATCTCGCAGCGCCGCCGGATGATCGCAGTCGGTATCGCGGCCGGAATCGACGCGGTGTGGGCGAGCATTCGACTGCTGAGCGGCGAATCGTTCGCCATCGGCAACGGGCCGACGCTCGTGCTCACCGGCTTGGCGCTGGTCGCCGGGTTCCGCTGGAGCGGGGCGCAGCGGCGCAACGCACTGCACGCCGCCGCCCTCGGCGCTCTGCTCGTCCTGGCCACCAAGGTCGGTGACGTGTGGCTGCACATCACGGTGGTCAGCCGTCCGCAGGTCTACGACATCTACGTGGCGCTGGCCGACCACGCGCTCGGTGATCCCTCCTGGGTGATGGGCCGGGTGGTGGACGCGCTGGGACCGGCCGTCTACGCGGTGCTGCACTGGGTCTATATCGAGCTTCCAGTGGCCGCGATAGTCGTCGCGGTATGGCAGTTGCGGCGGGTGGTGTCGACCGGCGTCTGGCCGACGCACTATCTGGTGCGCACCTTCCTGGTGCTCGGACTGCTCGGTCCGGTCATCTATGTGATCTTCCCGGTCGTCGGCCCGATGTTCGCCTTCGGCGCGGACGGCCACGGCCTGCAGGTGAGCAACTTCTGGCCCGGCGTCGTCCCCCCGATCGACCGCAACCCGGCGCCGCTGCCGTTCGACTCCTTCACCCCGCGCAACTGCATGCCCTCGATGCACACCGCATGGGCGCTTTCGGTCTTCGTGCACACCCGCTGCGACACCGATGGCTCCAAGGCCCCGCTGTGGCTGCGCAGCCTCGGCGCGTTCTGGCTGGTCGGCACCCTCACCGCGACCCTCGGCTTCGGCTATCACTACGGCGTCGACCTCGTTGCCGGCGCGGTGCTGTGCCTGACCATCGAATCCGCGCTGCGTGATCCCGAACGCGGCTGGGGCTGGTTCCGGGTGCGGCTGGTCTTGTTCGGCGCGGTGATCCTCACCACGCTGTTGCTCGCCTTCCGCTATCTCGCGGTCTCGATGGCCGAATACCCGGTGCTGGCGGGGACGATTGTGCTCGCGGTGCTGGCCGCGATGGCCGCGGCGTTCCACGCGACGTGGTTCGCGGGAGCGCAGGAGACGGTGGCGGTGGATGAGACTCCGGTGCTGTCGACCCGGTCCTGA
- a CDS encoding glutamate--cysteine ligase, which yields MAGTANTRVPFPGSPRPTIGIEWEIALVDKVTRDLSNTAAAVFDSLGDLHAYDGTPQVTKELLRNTVELVTGVHNTVGEAVEDLRGTMDTVRRAADPLGVDLFCAGTHPFAQWSAQQLTRSVHYDELIDRTQWWGRQMMIWGVHVHVGVSHREKVFPILNSLLLSYPHLLSLSASSPMWAGADTGYASNRTLMFQQLPTAGLPFQFENWAQFECFVHDQMKTGVFEQLGGMHWDIRPAPKWGTIEVRVCDGLSTRAELAAVAALIHCLIVDLDQRIDNGETLPTIPPWHVQENKWRAARYGLDAIIIVDDDSNERLVTDDLMDLLQRLEPTAKRLGCADELAFVAEIPQRGASYQRQRKVAASTQGDLVAVVDALVKELDQ from the coding sequence ATGGCCGGGACAGCAAACACGCGGGTTCCCTTCCCGGGCTCGCCCCGGCCGACCATCGGTATCGAGTGGGAGATCGCGCTCGTCGACAAGGTGACCCGCGATCTGTCGAATACCGCTGCGGCAGTGTTCGATTCGCTCGGTGATCTACACGCCTACGACGGCACACCGCAGGTCACCAAGGAATTGTTGCGCAACACAGTGGAACTCGTCACCGGTGTGCACAACACCGTCGGTGAGGCGGTCGAGGATCTGCGCGGCACCATGGACACGGTGCGCCGCGCGGCCGATCCGCTCGGTGTCGATCTGTTCTGTGCGGGCACCCATCCGTTCGCCCAGTGGTCGGCCCAACAGCTCACGCGCTCGGTGCATTACGACGAGCTGATCGATCGGACCCAGTGGTGGGGCCGCCAGATGATGATCTGGGGCGTGCACGTGCACGTCGGAGTCTCGCACCGCGAGAAGGTCTTTCCGATCCTGAACTCGCTGCTGCTGTCGTATCCGCATCTGCTGTCGCTGTCCGCGTCCTCGCCGATGTGGGCGGGCGCGGATACCGGCTACGCCAGCAACCGGACGTTGATGTTCCAGCAGCTGCCCACCGCCGGTCTGCCGTTCCAGTTCGAAAACTGGGCGCAGTTCGAGTGTTTCGTGCACGACCAGATGAAGACCGGGGTTTTCGAGCAGCTCGGCGGCATGCATTGGGATATCCGTCCCGCGCCGAAATGGGGCACCATCGAGGTGCGCGTCTGCGATGGCCTCTCGACTCGCGCCGAGCTGGCGGCGGTGGCCGCGCTCATCCACTGCCTGATCGTCGATCTCGATCAGCGCATCGATAACGGCGAAACGCTGCCGACCATTCCGCCGTGGCATGTCCAGGAGAACAAGTGGCGCGCGGCGCGCTACGGCTTGGACGCGATCATCATCGTGGACGACGACAGCAATGAGCGATTGGTCACCGATGATCTGATGGATCTGCTGCAGCGGCTGGAGCCGACGGCCAAGCGGCTCGGCTGTGCGGACGAACTCGCCTTCGTCGCGGAGATTCCGCAGCGCGGCGCGTCCTACCAGCGGCAGCGCAAGGTGGCCGCGAGCACCCAGGGCGACCTGGTCGCGGTGGTGGACGCCCTGGTCAAGGAGCTCGACCAGTAG
- the sodC gene encoding superoxide dismutase[Cu-Zn]: MAPSTSRRPSWRTVTPVLAVAVFGLAACSNSQESSDVQGTTPPVWTGASAPPASEFGTETGSPGANPGVKVDLKDAAGSSVAVANITKDGNHLQFTVEAHGLRPGFHGLHIHQIGKCEASSVAPTGGPAGDFLSAGGHLQVGSANAHPASGDLTSLEVRTDGTAKLVTTTDAVTLDDIKGKALMIHADADNFGNIPNRYVRADGVAGPDETTLATGDAGGRVACGVIQ; encoded by the coding sequence ATGGCCCCGTCCACATCTCGTCGCCCGTCCTGGCGGACTGTGACCCCGGTGCTCGCTGTCGCGGTCTTCGGCCTCGCTGCCTGTTCGAACAGTCAGGAGTCGAGCGACGTCCAGGGAACCACGCCCCCCGTATGGACCGGCGCGTCCGCACCGCCGGCCAGCGAGTTCGGCACGGAGACGGGCTCCCCCGGCGCGAACCCCGGGGTGAAGGTCGACCTGAAGGACGCCGCAGGCTCCTCGGTCGCCGTCGCGAACATCACCAAGGACGGCAACCACCTGCAATTCACTGTCGAGGCGCACGGACTGCGTCCGGGCTTCCACGGCCTGCACATCCATCAGATCGGCAAGTGTGAGGCCAGCTCGGTCGCGCCCACCGGCGGTCCGGCCGGTGACTTCCTCTCGGCTGGTGGCCACCTGCAGGTCGGCAGCGCCAACGCGCACCCGGCCAGCGGCGATCTGACTTCGCTCGAGGTCCGTACGGACGGTACGGCCAAACTGGTCACCACCACCGATGCGGTGACCCTGGACGACATCAAGGGCAAGGCCTTGATGATCCACGCCGACGCCGATAACTTCGGCAATATCCCCAACCGTTATGTCCGCGCCGACGGCGTTGCCGGTCCGGACGAAACCACTCTTGCGACGGGCGATGCGGGTGGCCGCGTCGCCTGCGGCGTCATCCAGTAG
- a CDS encoding LytR C-terminal domain-containing protein has product MSYPNPTSGGPPLRALAMVLIALAIVFAGLGAMSLSSSDSDTSGAGESTTTPPGQAATTTVAATTTAGSTSTTTKSSAATTTPTTSTANRAVPVRVLNNSTVAGLAARTASELTANGWTVAEVGNYPGPNVTKTTVYYGNSSGEKEAALAIADELGASAEPRTDSSGSGVTVVVTGN; this is encoded by the coding sequence GTGAGCTACCCGAATCCCACCTCCGGCGGGCCGCCGTTGCGCGCGCTGGCGATGGTGTTGATCGCGCTGGCCATCGTTTTCGCCGGACTCGGCGCGATGTCGTTATCGAGCTCGGATTCCGATACCTCGGGTGCGGGTGAATCCACGACCACCCCGCCCGGTCAGGCCGCCACGACCACCGTCGCGGCGACCACCACCGCCGGTTCGACGTCGACGACCACCAAGTCGTCGGCGGCGACAACGACCCCGACGACCAGCACCGCGAATCGTGCGGTGCCGGTACGGGTTCTGAACAACAGCACCGTTGCCGGACTGGCCGCACGCACCGCGAGCGAGCTCACCGCCAACGGCTGGACGGTCGCCGAGGTCGGGAACTATCCGGGCCCCAATGTCACGAAAACGACTGTGTACTACGGCAATAGCTCCGGCGAGAAGGAAGCCGCGCTGGCGATAGCGGATGAACTGGGCGCCAGCGCCGAACCGCGCACCGATAGCTCGGGTTCGGGTGTCACCGTGGTCGTCACGGGTAACTGA
- a CDS encoding DUF3263 domain-containing protein produces the protein MDGAAARNLSAIQDGPSASEDVTAAQQVAGDNDGLSRREHDILAFERQWWKYAGAKEEAIRELFGMSPTRYYQVLNAVVDRPEALAADPMLVKRLRRLRASRQKARAARRLGFQV, from the coding sequence ATGGACGGCGCAGCGGCTCGGAATCTTTCCGCGATCCAGGACGGCCCTTCTGCGAGCGAAGATGTCACCGCGGCCCAGCAGGTAGCGGGTGACAATGACGGTCTCAGCCGTCGTGAGCACGACATTCTGGCCTTCGAACGGCAATGGTGGAAATACGCCGGCGCCAAGGAAGAGGCCATTCGTGAGCTGTTCGGCATGTCGCCGACCAGGTACTACCAGGTACTCAACGCGGTGGTGGATCGGCCGGAGGCGCTAGCCGCCGATCCCATGCTGGTGAAGCGGTTGCGCCGACTGCGGGCGAGCAGGCAGAAGGCGCGAGCCGCTCGGAGGCTCGGCTTCCAGGTATGA
- a CDS encoding peptide deformylase → MAILPIVIVGDPVLHNPTERVTQTPEELAELIADMYETLDAANGVGLAANQVGVPLRLFVYDCPDIDAKGSAVRRKGAVINPVLETSEIPETMPDPDDNDEGCLSVPGEQFPTGRAEWARVTGIDEQGNPVDIEGKGFFARMLQHEVGHLDGYVYVDVLVGRNARAAKKAIKRNGWGIPGLSWIPGTVPDPFGHDD, encoded by the coding sequence ATGGCAATCCTCCCCATCGTGATCGTCGGTGACCCCGTACTGCACAACCCGACCGAGCGGGTCACCCAAACGCCGGAGGAGCTGGCCGAGCTGATCGCGGATATGTACGAGACGCTCGATGCCGCCAACGGCGTCGGGCTGGCGGCCAACCAGGTCGGCGTGCCGCTGCGACTGTTCGTCTACGACTGCCCCGATATCGATGCGAAGGGGTCGGCCGTGCGGCGCAAGGGCGCGGTGATCAATCCGGTGCTGGAGACCTCGGAGATTCCGGAGACCATGCCCGATCCCGACGACAACGACGAGGGCTGCCTATCGGTGCCGGGCGAGCAGTTCCCCACCGGCCGCGCCGAATGGGCGCGCGTCACCGGGATCGATGAGCAGGGCAATCCGGTCGATATCGAGGGCAAGGGCTTCTTCGCGCGCATGCTGCAGCACGAGGTCGGGCATCTCGACGGCTATGTTTATGTGGATGTGCTGGTCGGCCGCAATGCGCGGGCGGCCAAGAAGGCGATCAAGCGGAATGGTTGGGGCATACCGGGACTCAGCTGGATCCCCGGGACGGTGCCCGATCCGTTCGGACACGATGACTGA
- a CDS encoding N-acetylglutamate synthase, CG3035 family, translating to MTDTADSGSGGDIALGRRVVLRYRLPAGYPQPLTDVIGELVSLDPPTVRAADGQVVSVARDRVVAMKALGPRPIRTREIRALEAAAANAWPGIEQAWIDGWLLRAGNGYTNRANSAVPLGSSDGPAAIGAETLHRIGEWYTAHGLPVQLALPDRLAPLPPGWRSWQETRLLAIDIENFVLPQGPPMVRITPTPDQSWLDMHRYGGNDPATHDVSPPQPLAEVLAAVHDGELGFATLGLPQPIAIGRGALTTASDGRRWIGLTCVAVASEHRRHGLGSLICAELIRWGADRGATHAYLQVEAENTGAIALYDQLGFLDHHGYRYATPDGPR from the coding sequence ATGACTGACACCGCAGACTCGGGTTCCGGGGGCGATATCGCGCTCGGCCGTCGGGTGGTGCTGCGCTATCGGTTGCCCGCGGGTTATCCACAACCGCTCACCGATGTTATCGGCGAACTGGTTTCGCTGGACCCGCCGACCGTGCGCGCCGCGGACGGTCAGGTGGTTTCGGTCGCGCGTGATCGCGTGGTGGCGATGAAAGCGTTGGGGCCGAGGCCGATTCGGACCAGGGAGATCCGGGCGCTGGAGGCCGCTGCCGCGAACGCCTGGCCCGGTATCGAACAGGCCTGGATCGACGGGTGGCTGTTGCGCGCCGGAAACGGATACACCAATCGCGCCAATTCCGCTGTGCCACTGGGTAGCTCGGACGGTCCGGCGGCAATCGGCGCGGAGACGCTGCACCGGATCGGCGAGTGGTACACCGCGCACGGTTTGCCGGTACAGCTCGCACTGCCCGATCGACTTGCCCCGCTGCCGCCGGGCTGGCGCAGTTGGCAGGAGACCCGGCTGCTGGCCATCGATATCGAGAATTTCGTCCTGCCCCAGGGCCCGCCGATGGTGCGCATCACACCGACGCCCGACCAGTCCTGGCTGGATATGCACCGCTACGGCGGCAACGACCCAGCGACACACGATGTTTCACCGCCGCAACCGTTGGCGGAGGTATTGGCCGCGGTGCACGACGGCGAGTTGGGATTCGCCACACTCGGCCTGCCCCAACCCATCGCCATCGGCCGTGGTGCGCTCACCACCGCATCCGACGGCCGTCGCTGGATCGGCCTGACCTGCGTCGCGGTGGCGAGCGAGCACCGCAGGCACGGACTGGGCTCACTGATCTGCGCGGAGCTGATCCGCTGGGGCGCCGACCGCGGCGCCACCCATGCCTACCTGCAGGTCGAGGCCGAGAACACCGGGGCCATCGCGCTGTACGACCAACTCGGCTTCCTCGACCATCACGGCTATCGATATGCCACGCCGGACGGCCCTCGCTGA
- a CDS encoding exodeoxyribonuclease III, whose translation MRLATWNVNSIRSRIDRVAEFLDRQDIDVLAIQETKCRDDQFPFERFDELGYEVAHFGLNQWNGVAIASRIGLDDVAQAFPDQPGFDKDAGESLLSAPIVEARAIGATCGGIRVWSLYIPNGRTLDDPHYAYKLDWLATLRADSARWLADVPDAQIALVGDWNIAPTDDDVWSVEFFADKTHTSQPERDAFNAFLDTGFADIMRPFAPGPGVYTYWDYTQLRFPRKEGMRIDFILGSPTLTARAKDAFVDREERKGKGASDHAPVIAEFTD comes from the coding sequence GTGCGTCTCGCGACCTGGAACGTCAACTCGATCCGCTCCCGCATCGACCGCGTAGCGGAGTTCCTCGACCGCCAGGACATCGACGTACTCGCCATCCAGGAAACCAAGTGCCGAGACGACCAGTTCCCCTTCGAACGTTTCGATGAACTCGGCTACGAGGTCGCGCATTTCGGACTCAACCAGTGGAACGGTGTGGCCATCGCCTCCCGCATCGGCCTCGACGACGTCGCGCAGGCCTTCCCGGACCAGCCAGGCTTCGATAAGGATGCGGGCGAATCCCTGCTCAGCGCACCGATTGTCGAGGCTCGCGCGATCGGCGCGACCTGCGGCGGAATCCGCGTATGGAGCCTCTACATCCCGAACGGCCGCACCCTCGACGACCCACACTATGCCTACAAACTCGACTGGCTCGCCACCCTGCGGGCCGACAGCGCCCGCTGGCTCGCCGACGTCCCCGACGCCCAGATCGCCCTCGTCGGCGACTGGAATATCGCCCCCACCGACGACGACGTCTGGTCCGTCGAATTCTTCGCCGACAAAACCCACACCTCCCAGCCCGAACGCGACGCCTTCAACGCCTTCCTCGACACCGGCTTCGCCGACATCATGCGTCCCTTCGCCCCCGGCCCCGGCGTCTACACCTACTGGGACTACACCCAGTTGCGCTTCCCCCGCAAAGAAGGCATGCGCATCGATTTCATCCTCGGCTCCCCCACCCTCACCGCCCGCGCAAAGGACGCCTTCGTCGACCGCGAGGAACGAAAAGGCAAGGGCGCCAGCGACCACGCCCCGGTAATCGCCGAATTCACCGACTAG
- a CDS encoding acyl-CoA dehydrogenase — MTETLFNPKTCEFAEFDAETRRLLRATVEWFEARGKAALKHDDRERIWYSDFLDFVKRERVFATFLTPAAEANGDPNKRWDTGRIAMMSTILGFYGMSYWYVWQVTILGLGPIWQSENKAAKQKAAALLDSGEIFAFGLSEKDHGADVYSTDMVLTPERDGYTASGSKHYIGNGNLAGMVSVFGRRSDKPIIDSAKALESKPTQEDYEGYLFFVADSKHKNYKLRRNVVDSQMYVAAFDLEKYPVAEEDILHRGESAFHAAMNTVNVGKFNLGFGAVGACEHAFYEAITHAENRILFGHRVTEFPQVRSLMTDSYARLLGMKLYSERAIDYLRSASPDDRRYLLFNAIEKMTVTRQGQRITEDLADVIAARGFENDMYFPMAMLGLFGLPRLEGTVHVNMALSLKFMANYMFHPADAGLAALRYLPGAAVAPKGTVRAVSGALSWSSRRLAPRAGAAVPKLRKELAGADYAPVPTRRDAADDEFLFRQGPSSGLGRIRFRDWRPVFEKFTHVPNVAVFLEQALAFQTFLAAAAPTAAQQRDVDFLFALGELFTAVPYAQLILEQAEIEGTSTPVLDQIFDAFVREFSKNALTLHTKPAATKPQQTRSLDLIRRPIADQARFEQVLAQARAHAGGYEMNP, encoded by the coding sequence ATGACCGAAACCCTGTTCAACCCGAAGACCTGCGAGTTCGCCGAGTTCGACGCGGAGACCCGCAGGCTGTTGCGCGCCACCGTGGAGTGGTTCGAGGCCAGGGGCAAGGCGGCGTTGAAGCATGACGACCGGGAGCGGATCTGGTACTCCGACTTCCTCGATTTCGTGAAGCGCGAGCGGGTGTTCGCGACCTTCCTCACCCCGGCGGCCGAGGCGAACGGTGATCCGAACAAGCGCTGGGATACCGGCCGGATCGCCATGATGAGCACGATCCTCGGCTTCTACGGCATGTCCTACTGGTACGTCTGGCAGGTCACCATTCTCGGGCTCGGCCCGATCTGGCAGAGCGAGAACAAGGCCGCGAAGCAGAAGGCGGCGGCGCTGCTGGATTCCGGTGAGATCTTCGCCTTCGGTCTGTCCGAGAAGGACCACGGCGCCGACGTCTACTCCACCGATATGGTGCTAACTCCCGAGCGCGACGGCTACACCGCTTCGGGGAGTAAGCATTACATCGGCAACGGGAATCTGGCGGGCATGGTTTCGGTGTTCGGTCGCCGGTCCGATAAGCCGATCATCGACAGCGCCAAGGCGCTGGAAAGTAAGCCGACGCAAGAAGATTACGAGGGGTATCTGTTCTTCGTCGCCGATAGCAAGCACAAGAACTACAAGTTGCGCCGCAATGTCGTCGACAGCCAGATGTATGTGGCGGCCTTCGATCTGGAGAAATATCCGGTTGCCGAGGAAGACATCCTGCACCGCGGTGAGAGTGCGTTCCATGCCGCGATGAACACCGTGAATGTCGGCAAGTTCAATCTCGGTTTCGGCGCGGTCGGCGCGTGTGAACACGCCTTCTACGAGGCGATTACGCATGCCGAGAATCGAATCCTGTTCGGGCACCGGGTAACCGAATTCCCGCAGGTGCGCTCGCTGATGACCGACTCCTACGCGCGGCTGCTCGGCATGAAGCTCTACAGCGAGCGGGCCATCGACTACTTGCGCTCTGCCTCTCCGGATGACCGTCGCTATCTGCTGTTCAACGCCATCGAGAAGATGACCGTGACGAGGCAGGGGCAGCGGATCACCGAGGATCTCGCGGATGTAATCGCGGCCCGCGGCTTCGAGAACGATATGTACTTCCCGATGGCGATGCTCGGGCTCTTCGGCCTGCCGCGCCTCGAAGGCACCGTGCACGTGAATATGGCGCTGTCGCTGAAGTTCATGGCCAACTACATGTTCCATCCGGCCGATGCCGGATTGGCCGCCCTGCGATATCTGCCCGGCGCCGCGGTCGCGCCGAAGGGCACGGTGCGCGCGGTATCGGGTGCGTTGAGCTGGTCGAGTCGTCGGCTCGCGCCGCGCGCCGGGGCGGCGGTGCCGAAGCTGCGCAAGGAGCTGGCGGGCGCGGACTACGCGCCGGTCCCGACCCGGCGCGATGCCGCCGATGACGAATTCCTGTTCCGGCAGGGTCCGAGCAGCGGCCTCGGCCGCATCCGGTTCCGCGACTGGCGTCCGGTCTTCGAGAAGTTTACGCACGTACCGAACGTCGCGGTCTTCCTGGAGCAGGCCCTCGCCTTCCAGACCTTCCTGGCCGCCGCCGCCCCAACCGCCGCCCAGCAACGCGACGTCGACTTCCTCTTCGCCCTCGGCGAGCTCTTCACGGCGGTCCCCTACGCCCAGCTGATCCTCGAGCAAGCCGAAATCGAGGGCACCAGCACGCCCGTCCTGGACCAGATCTTCGACGCCTTCGTCCGCGAATTCTCCAAGAACGCACTGACTCTGCACACCAAGCCCGCCGCAACCAAGCCGCAACAGACCAGGTCACTGGACCTGATCCGGCGACCGATTGCCGACCAGGCGCGCTTCGAACAGGTGCTCGCTCAGGCGCGTGCGCACGCGGGCGGGTACGAAATGAACCCCTAG
- a CDS encoding TetR/AcrR family transcriptional regulator, whose amino-acid sequence MGSETAVQPRQRAQHLGPERRRPQVLDTALAIAVEHGIAAVTMAAIAERMKVTRPVVYACFPDRVELIEALIEREETFLVGGLLEVLPRRDVDAGETVFIDGFRALLEKAADRPDAWRLLYGNPDPAVADSFGRGRKLAVERCTILLRPTLRAWGTENAERKLPALVELWVSAGEGAVRTLLAGSGDWDPQSLGAFVGAAVYRALRHA is encoded by the coding sequence ATGGGTAGCGAGACGGCCGTGCAACCACGGCAGCGGGCACAGCATTTGGGTCCCGAGCGCCGCCGCCCCCAGGTCCTCGACACCGCGCTGGCGATCGCGGTGGAGCACGGCATCGCGGCGGTCACCATGGCCGCGATCGCCGAGCGGATGAAAGTCACCCGGCCCGTCGTGTACGCCTGCTTTCCCGATCGCGTCGAACTGATCGAGGCACTCATCGAGCGCGAGGAAACCTTCCTCGTCGGCGGGCTGCTCGAGGTGCTGCCCCGCCGCGATGTCGACGCGGGCGAGACCGTCTTCATCGACGGCTTCCGCGCACTACTGGAGAAGGCGGCCGATCGACCCGACGCCTGGCGGCTGCTGTACGGCAATCCCGATCCGGCCGTTGCGGATTCGTTCGGACGCGGACGCAAACTCGCCGTCGAGCGCTGCACCATACTGCTGCGACCGACGTTGCGCGCGTGGGGCACCGAGAATGCCGAGCGCAAACTGCCGGCACTGGTGGAGCTGTGGGTATCGGCGGGCGAGGGCGCGGTCCGCACCCTGCTCGCCGGCTCGGGCGACTGGGATCCGCAGAGCCTGGGGGCCTTTGTCGGCGCGGCCGTCTACCGCGCGCTGCGGCATGCCTGA
- a CDS encoding homogentisate 1,2-dioxygenase, with amino-acid sequence MAFYRQVGAVPPKRHTQHRDDQGQLYYEELMGEEGFSGDSSLLYHRGLPPAIVDSTVWELPDQTLTPNHPLRHRHLRLHQLFPGDTPASTDPVTGRRLLLGNSDVRISYVVAKGASPLYRNAIGDELVYVESGTAVVETVFGAIPARQGDQVLIPRATTHRWLPSGPEPLCAYVIEAASHITPPKRYLSKFGQLLEHSPYCERDLHGPWEPLLATGTDIEVLVKHRPGGRVVGTRMIYATHPFDVVGWDGCLYPLTFNIADFEPLTGRVHQPPPAHQAFEGINFVVCNFVPRKVDYHPLSIPVPYYHSNVDSDEIMFYCGGNYEARGGSGIGPGSVSVHPGGYAHGPQPGAYERSIGIEFFDELAVMVDTFRPLELGEGALTCEDPGYAWTWSGRGPQSDGHRRPPADQRRGPA; translated from the coding sequence ATGGCGTTTTATCGGCAGGTTGGAGCGGTGCCACCGAAACGGCACACGCAGCATCGCGACGATCAGGGACAGCTCTATTACGAAGAGCTGATGGGCGAGGAGGGCTTCTCCGGCGATTCTTCACTCCTGTACCACCGCGGCCTGCCGCCCGCCATTGTCGACTCGACCGTATGGGAGCTGCCGGATCAGACCCTGACACCGAATCACCCACTGCGCCACCGACATCTGCGCCTGCACCAACTCTTCCCCGGCGACACCCCGGCCAGCACCGACCCGGTCACCGGCCGGCGGTTACTGCTCGGCAATTCCGACGTACGGATCTCCTATGTCGTGGCCAAGGGCGCCTCACCGCTGTACCGCAATGCGATCGGCGATGAGCTGGTGTACGTGGAATCCGGTACCGCCGTGGTCGAAACGGTCTTCGGCGCGATCCCGGCCCGGCAGGGCGACCAGGTCCTGATTCCGCGGGCGACCACCCATCGCTGGCTGCCGAGCGGCCCGGAACCGCTGTGCGCGTATGTGATCGAGGCCGCGAGCCATATCACCCCACCGAAGCGCTATCTGTCGAAATTCGGTCAGCTGCTGGAACATTCGCCCTACTGCGAGCGGGATCTGCACGGGCCGTGGGAACCGTTACTCGCCACCGGAACCGATATCGAGGTGCTGGTGAAGCACCGTCCCGGCGGTCGCGTGGTCGGCACCCGGATGATCTACGCGACCCATCCCTTCGATGTGGTCGGCTGGGACGGCTGCCTGTATCCGCTCACCTTCAATATCGCCGATTTCGAACCGCTCACCGGCCGCGTGCATCAGCCGCCGCCCGCGCATCAGGCGTTCGAGGGGATCAACTTCGTGGTGTGCAATTTCGTGCCGCGCAAGGTCGACTACCACCCGCTCTCGATTCCGGTGCCGTACTACCACTCCAATGTCGACAGCGACGAGATCATGTTCTATTGCGGCGGAAACTACGAGGCGCGTGGAGGTTCCGGGATCGGGCCGGGTTCGGTGTCGGTGCATCCCGGCGGCTATGCGCACGGCCCGCAACCCGGCGCGTACGAACGCAGCATCGGTATCGAATTCTTCGACGAACTCGCGGTCATGGTCGATACCTTCCGACCGCTCGAGCTCGGCGAGGGCGCGCTGACCTGCGAGGATCCCGGCTACGCATGGACCTGGTCGGGTCGCGGACCGCAGTCCGACGGCCACCGACGCCCGCCCGCGGACCAGCGCCGTGGTCCCGCATGA